In Gemmatimonadota bacterium, a genomic segment contains:
- a CDS encoding NUDIX domain-containing protein, with the protein MKILRTEQNVPSLPKPNQCRVVYSDKLPPVELITATFVYAFDGDRLLMTHLKSRGWDLPGGHIESGETPDRAARREVYEETGARLNQIDIFAHIHMHIDGPEPDDYAYPYPDSYMVFYWAHIDTLENFNETDEVSERGLFGPERTRQTHYITNNRELYRAAFECAVDLTPKPEAPWKHKAFALILRLDHSGYKLLALLGYAPCIENPPPLRFPGGNLDPGETPEEAMYRELYEESGLGRLKILRKLGVHHYYKYYIQSNVERHDYLLLAPRNTPDQWSHVVTGKDADADYTFNYQWIGADEIDSLSDELNTFVTPEHIPELFK; encoded by the coding sequence ATGAAAATTCTCCGCACAGAACAAAACGTTCCATCTCTTCCAAAACCCAACCAGTGTCGCGTTGTGTACTCCGATAAACTCCCACCCGTTGAACTAATTACCGCAACATTTGTATATGCATTTGACGGAGACCGCTTGCTCATGACACATCTCAAATCGCGCGGCTGGGACCTGCCCGGCGGCCATATTGAATCTGGCGAAACACCTGATCGTGCAGCCCGTCGAGAAGTCTATGAAGAAACAGGTGCCCGTCTAAATCAGATAGACATTTTTGCTCATATCCACATGCACATTGACGGGCCCGAACCCGATGATTATGCTTACCCTTATCCCGATTCCTACATGGTCTTTTACTGGGCACATATTGACACACTTGAAAATTTTAACGAAACCGACGAAGTGAGCGAACGCGGTCTATTTGGCCCTGAACGAACGCGACAAACCCATTATATCACAAACAACCGGGAACTCTATCGCGCTGCATTTGAATGCGCCGTTGACCTGACCCCCAAACCCGAAGCCCCCTGGAAACACAAAGCCTTTGCCCTCATCCTTCGTCTAGATCATTCGGGGTACAAACTCCTCGCTCTTTTGGGGTATGCCCCTTGTATTGAAAACCCGCCTCCACTGCGTTTTCCCGGCGGGAATTTGGACCCGGGAGAAACACCCGAAGAAGCTATGTATCGCGAACTCTACGAAGAATCGGGCCTGGGACGCTTAAAAATCCTTCGCAAACTCGGCGTTCACCACTATTACAAATACTACATCCAATCCAATGTCGAACGGCATGACTATCTACTCCTCGCCCCGCGCAACACACCCGACCAATGGTCTCATGTTGTCACAGGAAAGGACGCCGACGCCGATTACACCTTCAACTACCAGTGGATAGGAGCAGATGAAATCGACAGCCTCTCCGACGAACTCAACACATTTGTCACACCCGAACATATTCCCGAACTATTCAAATGA